The following are encoded in a window of Bacteroides sp. AN502(2024) genomic DNA:
- a CDS encoding DUF3164 family protein, producing MENVTMTAEERQEFEAYRAEKQKKEASAQRKRQRENYAAMVDDELRTTLPVLQELSEQIKTVKNTVFGNFDAILKMKSEVLGLTKDDQRSHTFTSGDSKLRLTLGVNTIDGYRDTVEDGIAMVKAYIESLAKDETSKALVNAVLRLLSRDQSGNIKASRVLQLRKMAEETGNERFIEGVQIIEESYQPTETKKYIRAEYKNEKGAWVNIPLGMTDVE from the coding sequence ATGGAAAATGTAACAATGACAGCGGAAGAACGCCAAGAATTTGAGGCGTACCGCGCGGAGAAACAAAAGAAAGAAGCTTCGGCACAGCGCAAGCGGCAGCGCGAGAACTACGCCGCTATGGTGGATGACGAACTGCGTACCACGCTGCCCGTCCTCCAAGAGTTGAGCGAACAGATTAAGACGGTCAAGAACACCGTTTTCGGCAACTTCGACGCCATTCTGAAAATGAAGTCGGAGGTGCTGGGGCTGACGAAAGACGACCAGCGTAGCCACACGTTTACCTCCGGCGACAGCAAACTCCGTCTTACCCTCGGCGTGAACACCATCGATGGCTACCGTGACACGGTGGAGGACGGCATCGCAATGGTCAAGGCATATATTGAAAGCCTTGCCAAAGATGAAACGAGCAAAGCCCTTGTGAATGCCGTGCTGCGTCTGCTTTCCCGTGACCAAAGCGGGAACATCAAGGCCAGCCGCGTGCTCCAGCTCCGTAAGATGGCCGAGGAAACGGGCAACGAGCGTTTTATCGAGGGTGTGCAAATCATCGAGGAAAGCTACCAGCCCACCGAAACCAAGAAATACATTCGTGCCGAATACAAAAACGAAAAGGGTGCGTGGGTGAATATTCCGCTCGGCATGACCGACGTGGAATAA
- a CDS encoding ATP-binding protein produces the protein MGRAISNKNVLTAKFEVADFDGAFLASFGRPELRGAWIIYGGSGSGKTTFVMQVCKYLTRFRRVAYNSLEQGLSLSLQKAWERVGMAEVGNRIILLNKEQLKELRTRLKKKQSPDVIVIDSVHYLRRFNMDQYQTLRDEFPGKLFIFISHEKAGQPKGTMAQNIRYDSEIKIRVEGYKAFVTTRYEVADLGEGGADFVIWEAGAQEYWIDKM, from the coding sequence ATGGGACGGGCGATAAGCAATAAAAACGTACTGACGGCAAAATTTGAGGTGGCCGACTTTGACGGGGCATTTCTTGCCAGCTTCGGACGACCGGAACTGCGTGGCGCATGGATAATCTACGGCGGCAGCGGCTCAGGTAAAACCACCTTTGTGATGCAGGTCTGCAAGTACCTTACCCGCTTTCGTCGCGTGGCATATAATAGTCTGGAGCAGGGTTTAAGCCTGTCATTGCAAAAAGCATGGGAGCGCGTGGGCATGGCGGAAGTCGGCAACCGCATTATACTGCTGAATAAAGAACAGCTGAAAGAATTGCGCACCCGTTTGAAGAAGAAACAAAGCCCTGACGTGATTGTGATTGACAGCGTACATTATTTAAGACGCTTCAATATGGATCAGTACCAGACTTTGCGTGACGAGTTCCCCGGCAAACTGTTTATTTTCATTAGCCATGAAAAGGCAGGCCAGCCCAAAGGCACGATGGCACAGAACATCCGCTATGACAGTGAGATAAAAATACGTGTGGAGGGTTACAAGGCATTCGTCACTACCCGTTACGAGGTTGCCGACCTCGGTGAGGGCGGCGCGGACTTCGTGATATGGGAAGCAGGCGCACAGGAGTATTGGATTGATAAAATGTAA
- a CDS encoding AAA family ATPase, whose translation MGFLLDNAREDSLVLAVTGDAGCGKTEAIKNYAAAHRHVYHLCCSEYWNRRTFMGKLLQCMGVDFTGSTVSDMMDDIIDTLKRKENPLVVLDEADKLSDQVLYFFISLYNQLEGHCGIILCATNFLEKRIKKGLRTKRKGYEEIYSRMGRKFVELQVVNSEDVAAICVANGITATNAINRIVEDCECDLRRVKRAIWALQKEGK comes from the coding sequence ATGGGCTTCCTGCTTGACAATGCCCGCGAGGACAGCCTTGTATTGGCCGTTACGGGTGATGCCGGATGCGGTAAGACGGAAGCCATAAAGAACTACGCCGCCGCGCACCGCCACGTTTACCACCTCTGCTGCTCCGAGTATTGGAACCGCCGCACGTTCATGGGCAAGCTGCTGCAATGTATGGGTGTGGACTTCACGGGCAGCACGGTGTCGGATATGATGGACGACATCATCGACACGCTCAAACGCAAGGAAAATCCGCTTGTGGTGCTTGACGAGGCCGACAAACTTTCGGATCAGGTGCTTTATTTCTTTATCAGCCTTTACAACCAGCTGGAGGGACACTGTGGAATCATCCTTTGCGCCACCAATTTTCTGGAGAAGCGCATTAAAAAAGGGCTGCGCACCAAACGCAAGGGGTACGAGGAAATTTACAGCCGCATGGGACGCAAGTTCGTGGAGTTGCAGGTGGTGAACAGCGAGGATGTAGCCGCCATTTGCGTAGCAAACGGCATTACAGCCACGAACGCCATCAACCGCATAGTGGAGGACTGCGAATGTGATTTGCGTCGTGTAAAACGCGCTATTTGGGCTTTGCAAAAGGAGGGTAAATAA